In Penaeus vannamei isolate JL-2024 chromosome 14, ASM4276789v1, whole genome shotgun sequence, one DNA window encodes the following:
- the LOC113802502 gene encoding juvenile hormone esterase — translation MARACVRSLALLSLLVLADSALGMYNLSPPTEVMTASGRIVGTLEKSTKGKTFISFHGIPYAQPPVGPLRLRDPVKATPWDGVRNGTIPPPPCLQVPFSLAVMGVKLPAGQLVGSEDCLFLNVFTPRTFGMKGLPVMVFFHGGAFFAGGASEYKPYALLNHDVVLVVVQYRLGVLGFLSTEDDVLPGNYGLKDQTLALQWVQENIRNFGGDPKRVTIFGQSAGGTFVHYHIMSPKSEGLFQRAIMQSGTSVNPFSVAVGLRQATLTLGASLGCQGDAGSEEFLRCLQRTDAQDLAAGFQNFFAWFLSPLFFLPRVDGDFMPEDPNVLLREGRHQHVDLMSGVTAHEGAFGTKPLYSRPELVTSLLENPSLLPLSVLCCVGAEDPMATTLRIYQHYLGGLNINDTERVTEMMSNRLFKVSQDLATQYHSKNVSPGKKTFSYELTHRGQLSVGDYFETPVGKHWVMHSDDLFYLFQRDSLVPIPKIPGRPDDLVREDDLRLRDIMTTMWTNFAAYGDPTPDLSLGFKWEEATENDLKHLDLTPNPVMMGDQRKEVRRFHASLPTSQNYILNPELVTP, via the exons ATGGCGAGAGCATGTGTGCGGTCCCTGGCACTGCTTAGTCTGCTGGTTTTGGCAGACTCGGCGCTTGGCATGTACAACCTATCCCCACCGACGGAGGTGATGACAGCTTCTGGAAGGATCGTGGGAACTCTGGAGAAGTCGACGAAGGGCAAGACATTTATTAGTTTCCATGGGATACCGTATGCCCAGCCTCCTGTAGGACCCCTTCGTCTTCGG GATCCAGTCAAAGCAACTCCCTGGGACGGCGTGAGGAACGGGACCATACCGCCGCCTCCTTGCCTCCAGGTCCCCTTCTCGCTGGCGGTGATGGGGGTCAAATTGCCTGCCGGTCAGCTCGTGGGTTCTGAGGACTGCCTCTTCCTCAATGTGTTTACACCAAGG ACGTTCGGAATGAAAGGATTGCCTGTAATGGTGTTCTTCCACGGCGGCGCCTTCTTTGCTGGTGGAGCCTCAGAGTACAAGCCATACGCCCTTCTCAACCACGACGTTGTCTTGGTGGTTGTGCAGTACAGACTCGGCGTCTTAG GCTTCCTTTCGACCGAGGATGACGTGCTGCCTGGTAACTACGGCTTGAAGGACCAGACATTGGCCCTCCAATGGGTGCAGGAGAACATCAGGAACTTCGGTGGCGATCCCAAGCGGGTTACCATCTTCGGCCAGAGCGCGGGCGGGACCTTTGTTCATTACCATATCATGTCGCCCAAATCTGAAG GGCTCTTCCAACGAGCCATCATGCAGTCGGGCACTTCAGTCAACCCCTTTTCCGTGGCCGTCGGTCTCCGGCAGGCAACACTCACCTTAGGGGCGTCTCTCGGGTGCCAAGGCGATGCTGGGAGTGAAGAATTCCTTCGGTGTCTTCAAAGGACCGATGCTCAAGATCTGGCAGCTGGATTCCAAAATTTCTTC GCCTGGTTCCTCAGCCCTTTGTTCTTCTTGCCTCGCGTCGATGGTGACTTCATGCCCGAAGACCCTAACGTGCTGCTGCGGGAGGGGAGGCACCAGCATGTCGACCTCATGTCGGGGGTGACGGCACACGAAGGGGCGTTCGGGACGAAGC CTCTCTACTCTCGCCCTGAATTGGTAACCAGTCTCCTGGAAAACCCCAGCCTCCTGCCCCTGAGCGTCTTGTGTTGTGTAGGAGCGGAGGACCCAATGGCCACCACACTGAGGATCTATCAACACTACCTTGGCGGTCTGAATATTAACGATACAGAGAGAGTGACGGAG ATGATGTCGAATCGGCTATTTAAGGTGAGCCAAGACCTCGCCACACAATACCACTCGAAAAACGTTTCTCCCGGCAAGAAAACGTTCTCGTACGAACTGACCCACCGTGGCCAGCTCTCTGTAGGTGACTATTTCGAGACGCCCGTCGGGAAGCACT GGGTCATGCACAGCGACGACCTCTTCTACCTGTTCCAAAGAGATTCACTGGTCCCGATCCCGAAGATCCCAGGTCGCCCAGATGACCTGGTTCGCGAAGATGACCTGAGGTTGCGAGACATTATGACGACGATGTGGACTAATTTTGCAGCTTATGG TGACCCAACACCTGACCTCAGCCTCGGGTTCAAGTGGGAAGAGGCCACAGAGAATGACCTCAAACACCTAGACCTTACACCGAACCCGGTCATGATGGGTGATCAGCGTAAAGAG GTTAGAAGATTTCACGCGTCACTACCAACAAGTCAGAATTACATTTTAAATCCAGAACTTGTAACACCATAA